The sequence atcaaaatatattaaaagtgttgtaaatatattttgaacatactttgatatatatgtatatattgttataggttcgtgaatcaaccagtggccaagtcttacttcccgacgaagtaaaaatctgtgaaagtgagttatagtcccacttttaaaatctaatatttttgggatgagaatacatgcaggttttataaatgatttacaaagtagacacaagtacgtgaaactacattctatggttgaattatcgaaattgaatatgcccctttttattaagtctggtaatctaagaattagggagcagacaccctaattgacgcgaatcctaaagatagatctattgggcctaacaaaccccatccaaagaactggatgctttagtacttcgaaatttatatcatatccgaagggtgtcccggaatgatggggatattcttatatatgcatcttgttaatgtcggttaccaggtgttcaccatatgaatgatttttatctctatgtatgggatgtgtattgaaatatgaaatcttgtggtctattattattatgatttgatatatataggttaaacctataacttaccaacatttttgttgacgttttaagcatgtttattctcaggtgattattaagagcttccgctgtcgcatacttaaataaggacgagatttggagtccatgcttgtatgatattgtgtaaaaactgcattcaagaaacttattttgttgtaacatatttgtattgtaaaccattatgtaatggtcgtgtgtaaacaggatattttagtttatcattatttgataatctacgtaaagctttttaaacctttattgatgaaataaaggttatggtttgttttaaaatgaatgcagtctttgaaaaacgtctcatatagaggtcaaaacctcgcaacgaaatcaattaatatggaacgtttttaatcaataagaacgggacatttcacgtgtaccctgtctgaaaccatattactgctcaaatgtgtcaacagtgacacgagtgactatatcactcgcacggttgatctctcagccgcacatgtgacattatcactcgcacggttcatcatGTCTCTATAAATCTGTGACACTTTGTAGCTAATGCTTTGATGATTTACGATAATTGGTTTATATCTCTAACTTCTCCGTGAATATTTCAGTTTGATATTagcaatggcagaacaacaacttaATGTTCCAGCTGTTAACCCAGAAGTTCAAGGGGAGCAACAGCAGGATCCTCAAGTGAATCCGGTTAATCCGCCTGTTCAACAAGAGACTATTGTAGAGAAAGGCGAGCTCAACAATCAAGTTGCTCTTTATGATACTACTCTTGAAAGAGGTTCTCATTTTAAGGAGATTGTGGAGTTTCTAAAGCACTCAAGGATTCATACAGCTATCTCTACTGCATGTACATCATACTACagccatcagagagagttctggaagAATGTTGTACTTGATGTGTTAGATACTGAAGAGAAGATTGTTAGTAAGGTTCAAGGGCATGAGATAACTGTTTCTAAGTCTGTGATAAGGAAGATTTTAGGTTTTGATTATGAGAGATGTTCCCACATGACGCTCAACCGGGAAAGGATACATGGATGTTTCAAGAGATGTGCTTATTCCGGCTATATCTCGGGTAAATCTGAGCTGATGAAGACTCtactgcctccacagtttagatatcttgctcacgtgatcGTGCATTGTTTGAGTGGTCGTAAAGCTGGGTTTGACAAGTTGAATGAGAAAGTGCAAagcatgtttgtggcacttgttctcagAGCCCCATATGATTTCTCAGGATTTGTTTACTACTACTTCAAAGcaaatcttttcagttctactcagagatacctgatctatgctcgttttcttcaattaatcattaatgatgctgcacctgaGTTACCAAAgtttgaagaggatattattcaccttaagccgatgaatccgattacttttcGAAGGATGGAAGAGACAAGAAATGAAGATTTGAAGCCTGGTTTTAACAGAAAGCTTATTTGTCATCTGATCAAAGAAAACTATCGATGCCCGGCTGGTAATGCATGGAGAAATGAGTTTCAGACTATGACTACGAAGTTTATGATAAGGAAAGTGAGGGTGATAATCAACGAgctactggtgaagctcaaggaggagggaatgttgatgttgagattatcgaaggtgatgatgaagcgatAGAAGATGATGTCAGCTTGATTCAGAGAAAGAGGAAAGGGAAGGAAGCAATGACTTCAGAACAgcccaagaagaaggagaaaagaacgaaaCATCACTTTGATCCATCTCAAAAGTCATCTCAAGGAGGTTCTAAGCAGCAGGCTCAGAAACAACCATCTGGTTTCATGAAGGATGCGAGAGCAgctgttacctcaccaaaacctgcaccacaacaaaatctactgatgtCTTTGTTAGAAGATGAGAAGAGTGAAAGTTCTGTTGGTAAGGAAAGTGTTAAAGAGAATGTGATTGTCGAATCCGAAGATGAGTTTGAGATAGAGTCTAAGGATGTCGAGGAAGAGGAAGAAGTGGAAATTGTTATGCCATCGCTTGCAccatactcaaatccgtcactcaatacactaagtgacttcttcaatttaAGTAGTTATGTAAAAcaaagaacttaattgagttagaaaaagtgaggaaggtatacaaagaacaagtgaaagaagtggatgtttttATTGAAAACAACAAgaaaatccgacatgagaaactgctcgttgagaaagaaagaaaagagtttgagctgaagaagaagaaactccgagccgagcaagctaaagctgaggcatggaatgagattaatgaatggttcaaacgtgatagggttaaagtaaacagaaacgttgaagaagacgagatccgtcagagttggtggaaacataACGTCattaaccctgatcagttgaataagccagaactcgagccgaagtttgcTAGTTTCTATgaaaggggaaagagaaccaagaagtattccaagggtaaaatactaagctggggttacttcaaggagatcaattgttttgcgatcaagagggaaggaggagttgattacatggcacgtcctagtcacttcaaaactctaccgtacttcgagatcatgcaacttgctaagctgaagatgttgaacgctgaagattgtgacctttccaggtggtttcagagaaaactcagatatgagtataagacagggaaatgggacatctttaagtcaacagccgccaggttttccatgcacccgacaaagagaaattctaaaggtgAACCTGTACGCATTGTTAATTTTcgtccagccaagtacatgaagcaatctccattgatgcccttacccaaggatatatgcaaaaacttcagatggtggttctatgatgagttgtcggaggaagcagtgatcttgactgcgattgagaaggaagatggaagcatacagttcgacaatgtgaggattttagatcctatgtggctgaggaacttatcgagatttgatgtggagacacttcaccgccatcacattacgtttagagatgatcgagaagaggaagctatgagatatcaacatgtgatcgatgtctactatgcatacctcaacagaaacagtgatgctcaaagctcaaaccaagttcaagccagctaatctatgtcggatactgtgttgctagttcgtattttgtttttgatgatgtatttaggcgagagagagaatctggatatgtacttgatgttaaactgatgttaggtcctagggggagtttgttgatgcattttatgtaagtctctagacatctaacccacgtccattgcaggtacttcagtttatgggataccatgatcgctcgttattatcctatctgtgtttgtatgtggttacaggtactgcagaaaCGCtatatggatgtttgactatgttagacttagtcagacgtgcgagtgaagtctcactcgtacggctgacaggatcatacgcacggttgatgctgggctaagtcacaattataacttaaatgagaagacacgagtgagtgatcgaccgtacggctgatgaagccaactcgtacgtgtgatggatgactcgtacgggtgagtcaacagcagaggtatataagtgttatgttcttcattttaggttaagcctctctcacacacacaccactcagatctggtaaccctaatccgattctctctcaacccaaatcactccagtagtgaataatagctctaggcattaatctaatcacaaaaatccaatccttgttgtggtttgactaatttaatcccaaaaagctcctcatattcactagttatggtttgattcactaactccgcctttgtgtgaattaaacctgttgatttcgaagttcctaatcATGTTTCATCAAAAACATAGTCTTCAAGATACTAATTGGTCCCCAAGTTCAACATGGTCTCCTAGTCGACTTTGTCATCAAGTTCATGATTTAGGAATATGAATTGACAACTAACAGATAAATACCTTTGTAAGTTTATCTTTAGGATCATCTGATTAAGTATTAAATACAAGTATATAACCAAAGTCAAAACATCATTTTAATTTTTGTTGTGTATTTTTCTACGAAAATTATTATAGCGCACCTAAGTTCGATGTGTCGTTTGATTGCAGCTCGAGTTGCATACttctatatttataattatattattatactagAATATCATTATTAAATGGAGAAGTTTAAACATAACAATGTTCATGATATCATTTAGCAAATGTGTATCTTCTGTACATTATTATTCAAGAAGAAGACAATGAAATTATAAGATTGATCTCATTATCTTGTCTTTTATTGTAGCTTTATGCACAATTTCATGGGTAGCGACAACGTCCGAAAGCTGCAATAAAACATAAAAATAACATGTAACTAGTTAGCGAAAAATTTACAAATCGTAAAACCGTAGTGAATAAAATATTTATAACAAGTGACTTACAAGGATCAGTGAGAGCGAATTGCGCGATATTTAAATCACATTCACCCGTGGCCTTATAATTAACATCGATAACGTAGGATGCATGATTTATCAAAGTAGTTGGTTGATAACACGATCCTCCAGGCATGATCGGTTTACAATAAAGAAACGTACATTTTTCTTCAATAAATGCTACCAGCACATCCTCCCGGGCGTTAAATTGAGCTACACACCATCGATCCGTAGGGATTCTCTCTTGGCCCTATAAAATGACCATCaaaggaaaaaataaaaaaatataataataataataataataataataataataataataataataataataataataataaaataataataatttttatttataataataatatgataatacgataataatataatcataattaactaattaataattaatattaataatgaaaatttaataataaaaatatagacgTTGTTAAGTGATAAAAATATAGGCGTtgttacataaaaaaaaaataataataacactcccTCTATCCTGATTTTATTGGCCATATCtgttaattttaatatgaattttctTGTTCACTCTTTTACATGTGCGTATTTAAATGTGCGTATTTTAATCTCAGTTTTATCGTTCACTCTCATTAATTTTAATGTGGTATAATTCTTGTTACTTAAATAATGGTATTTAAGACAAAAGTGTAGTTAAATAGCGAAAAGTAAAAATTGTAATTTTAACAAAAAAAAAGTTGAGGTAGAGGGATTAATGTAAATCTTACTTGAACATGATTGAAGCTAATAATGAAGCACAAGAATGAAGTGAAGGTAAATGGTAAAGTTAGTGCCGCCATTATATTTTATTAATGTTTTGTGAATGAATTACTAATCtttgatttatatttatatacaaatacaaAAGTTTGGATTATTTGTAACGGTTTGAGTATATATTGTTACATTTCCATTAATTTCATTTATTATTGTAACAATAGTAacatttatgtttatatttattacaTGAAATAAAGGTGAACAGATTAGAAGGCAAATGCCACTAGAAAGTATGCGAAATTCAACATAGGATGTCACTAGAAAGTAACCGAAATTCATCATAGTAAATTAGAGTGAGTTGATAACTTCTAAATTATACAAGTTTTtcataacattttaaggagttatcttggtaTTTTAAAGACAATTtgaatattaaaacatataaaaatggGTAAAATTGAGAAAAAggtatttttttaatgtttttatttgagatatgtattaaacaggatAAAAAAATAAAGAAGGTTGCAGAAATAGCAATGAAGCCGccggtagggatggcaatgggcggaAAAAAACCCGTGACTCGCGGATACCCGTGTCCGTAATGGACGGGTATTTATAATAAAATGTACTCGCGGGCACGGGTCGGGTAAAATTTTGTACCCGTTGGCGGGTCGCGGGCGGGTCATGGGTATTTAATACCTGTCGCGGGTAAAACTCGATCCGTGAATCCGTGATGCCCGTTTGAGCTACCCGCGGGTATACCAGATTACCGTCatacatatacttaattatatattatatatttaaaatttttaaTGTATTTTTAGATTTATTCGCGGGAAAAACCCTCGGGTTTTGGATATGCGTGACTAAAAATTAGTTAAAATGCACATATTGTAAACCTGTGGGTTTACCCGCGGGTCGCGGGTACTTGCGAATTGCGGGTACGGGCAAAAAAGTTTACCCGTTGGCAGGTAAAGGGGTACCCGCGAGTAAAGAAAAATCTtggcgggcgggtcgcgggtactATGGATCCGTGCTCGTCGCCCGCGGGTGCCATCTCTAGCCGCCGGCTAGGATGCATTGAAGCTGCTGGCTTGGGGATGAAATTCAGAACATTCCAGAATATTCCAGAAAAACACAGAAATTTGAATGACTTGGAGAAAAGCAATGAAGCCACCGGCTTGACACCTAAGTCGTCGGCTAAAGGGAGTttcgtgtacttaaagcccaagaaaTAGTTAATTAAGGCAACAAAATCAGAAAAGATCACGGATGGTTGAAGCCGCCGACTTGTCACTGAATCCGCTGACTTAGACAGCATATATACGCGTTTTATGGCTTGGAGATTACGTTTAACTTGAAGAAGGAGTAACCGCCATAAGGAATCCGCCGACTTACCATTGAAGCCTCCGGCTTGGCCACCGTTTCTGCACATTATAAATAGAGGCCATTTGTTATAGTTTTCAATATCCAGTACACTTTCTAGGGTTTCTTTAGCCAGTTTGAAAAAATGAAtatattagggttttatttaagttttaaagttGTAATTCAAGAGTAATCTTTCAAGTATTAATTCATGTTTTATCTTCATATTACCTTTAAGGTACATGTCTATCGTATTTTATCGTTATTCTTTCGTTTTATTTACTATTTCTAACTATtgttcgtctaccattatgaactaaacgttcatagtggttacgtggacgaaaactgaactttatcttggaatcagatgaagccgccggattTCTTGGTCCAAGCCGCTGGCTTGGCTGAGCctagccgccggcttcgtgcttcgaATTGTGCAGTTTctgattttttcagatctatataattgGATTTCTGTGATGATTATATAACTGTTTTGAATCTGCCATGTCTTAAtaaacttgtttgccatgcttaatgattaaataacatgattctaGGATTGATTAACACTTAATCCgacgatctattattcgattcactttacttgtttagatctagtcaatcaaacttggtaatttgattgcatgcaactaggttaaacaacatTGGTAGTAATGATTTGTTGAATTTAAAACAcgcttatataatataatttaatatcgTTAGGCTAAATCAAAAATCCTTTGTTTTGATTTGTTtagttaatgattgcatgagagcTTGGTAAAGATTGGCTTTCAGCtaataacttgagttgatctaattgagtttaatagtatatttatttgttaaTCTATTTGAATGTTAATTAATCCTCATCATAAGATtaaattgatatgtatcatgtgatTAAATTGAACACTAAGAATTAAGATATTAGTTTTGAACATCACTTAGCTAATATATGTTTTAAGTCCTACTTTATGAATGATATGCGACACTTAGCTTAGCCTTtttgggataataattggtctatattATTATCTTGCTTTgtattaatataagttatgaaacttatctaatatgTTTCACATATAAGTTGTTCGCTCATGTAACCGCTTATAATTTATATTGTTTATCCAAATCTTTATTTCTTCCTGCTTAATATTTTGTTATTCAATTTACTAAGAATGTATCTTTGattatctctttcctaagagataatattCCAAATCTAAACGACACCCGAAAACATAAAAATATACTTCTAGTTCTTTAATAAGATCTAGACTACATAATAAACCAACTTAAAACCGCATATACGCTCCCTTggaacgataacctaaaatactacatctgatcggatcttgttgctcgttagggtgttaaaagtgaattaaaaagttatataaatttaaaagtttaaaAAGACAAATTAAACACTACATACTTTTGCACATCATTAATGAATGTTATTCAAAAAGGTAACTTCAATAATTTGATAGCTCAAGATTGTTTATAAATAATTGACAAAATTGCTATCCTCCTCGTGTTATCCTTTTTTGCTCTTTACATCCCTCTCAATTTATAACTGCACAAATAGTCCTTAAAAACATTTAATTATTCCCAATTACATCCTTAGTAATAACGAAAGACTGTCCTATTAAGTTTAACTCATGTACAGGTCATGTGCTTATAACCCtttaatttatgtatttcattGTAATATCCGTTTGACCGGCCTATATTTTTGGTATGTGCTTGCCTTAGTTTATTATTACAATTTAAACATGATATTTAAATTATTTGTTGAAAAATGTATTATAATAAATTATGAGATAATAATTTATTATATGTTAGGTAGAATTCGTTTTGTACTGACAGACACATATTATATCCGTTTGTTTGAATTGGACTAAGTTAGGGCTTAGTAACTTGAACATTGTATTTCAGATCACAAGTATTATACCTGTGTGGCCGTGTGTGCAAGTGTATGTGATGAGGCGGTTGAAGCAAAGATAAGCCTTTGCCTTATCCCACTCTTTCCATTTTTTAAAAGTGTAACGATCCAACTTTGATTTCCAACACAcgacattttttttaaaacaacgcAAGAAAACTGGCTGGACCAAAATGCGCGGTGCGCAGATGGTTGCGCAGCGTGTGCTAAAGCGCGATTCCAGGTCAGAACTTGAACCAGTCGACAGAAATCTGATCCAacccatttgcgcggcgcgcacccatttgcgcggcgcgctTTACTACATAAAAGTAGCTGTTCGCCAGTTTCTACATTACAAAAGCCAAACTCCCCAAAACACAACACTTACATCATTAATTCATTACGAGCAAAAGTAATTAAAATAAATCCAAAGATTTTGGGTTTACAAAAAGGGTTCAACGACGTGTAAATCACCAACAATATTTTCGACCCacgagtttaaataccaaacaaaagacgagaatggtgtttggggttaaactacccaaaacctAGGTCGAAACACAAAAGCCACCACTATAATCTCCAAAGTGGAAATCTCTATTCCAAACGAATACCATTGCctctgtccacgccggagcctaaaaaaggaaacaatgagagggtaagcaaaacgcttaatgaatgcaataataatacatatacatatataatatacctatttgcatacacttactcatataccgcatacatgctagcaatataattagcataccatctcaagtgtaaagctaataacctcccttaccgcaactagcataaccaatagcatataacatcataataatataatatgctacgtgatatcggctaaaaagtcatgtttttatccccgatattgagtcccaaaagcataaagttcaaaactttgtcggcaaaataatcgttttttcggttaaatttgtagataaagtaattacgaagatgatgcaagaagaatcaagagaaacggagctaaaacgaagattctagagcaagacgatgaaagacaagaaatcaagttacgatccaggaaaatcagctgaccaggcaagccaaacggcctgccaaacggcttgcctagctcacaaatggcctgccaaacggccagggcaaatggcccctgcaaacgggctggtctggcaaacggcccctcCAAACGGCTTGcctaacggcctgccagccgtttgcaggtaaaatccaagtctatttaaaggctttttgtcatccaattccaacacacctctcctcactctctcactacaattcactttctctcactagagctttcaaggccttctcacctccgagcgagaaattaagtacccggaggcgaacgccgaagattgtaataggagcggtctagaggatgtcagcacttgtaatggtccagatctcgtctgtaaacggtgaacgcttttcttaatttaatgaagttatcttgttatcttaagttgctttcatcttacatgcttatctatctgttacaaatgtttattatatgttgaataatttatctgaaccttatcctattgttatgctaaaaccctgacggtttagaagtttaattattGTTTGTAAATGGGAAATAGGTTTCTCATCTAATAAAGAAATACTGAAAATCTTCAAGGAAACATACATAATTAATTTaacaatgtattaggtacttttttGAAGTAAATAAACCAGAAGTTAAATGATGTTACAACTAATATTCAAGTGTGATGGTTTTTCTAAGATAAAATAGATTGATCTTAATCAAATATATTTTCATGGTTCAATATTACTGATGATTAATTGATAAGATGCTACATATTGGTATTGGTATAATAATTGTATCAGCAAATAAGATccattattttgttttatttatgtAATCCATCACAATAAATTTTTAACGCAACACTAACAATAAAATGAACCTACTAATTTCATATCATTAAatgattaatagtattaatattaaagattaaagatattcataataataacattaaaaataattaaattacgaggtgaaacaaaaataaaaagataaaaaaccTCATGATACatgtaaacaaataaataaatcatcTAATAAGATACATGATATATAAGAAATTAAAAATAACTTGattatacaaatacaaatatattcaatataataatcataatattaacattaagaAGAGAATTTTTGACCGACTATAATCGATCCAACATAGAGTCAACCACGTTTTTTCTTTGTTTGTCCACGCTTTACATTTTTTTATAATCGGCGTTTCTTCGATAGCTACAAAAACAAACaaacatatattatatttaatatatatatatatatatatatatatatataaaatatttttatatatataatctataataaAGATAAAGA comes from Rutidosis leptorrhynchoides isolate AG116_Rl617_1_P2 chromosome 4, CSIRO_AGI_Rlap_v1, whole genome shotgun sequence and encodes:
- the LOC139842254 gene encoding glucan endo-1,3-beta-glucosidase-like, yielding MAALTLPFTFTSFLCFIISFNHVQGQERIPTDRWCVAQFNAREDVLVAFIEEKCTFLYCKPIMPGGSCYQPTTLINHASYVIDVNYKATGECDLNIAQFALTDPSFGRCRYP